A region of Lycium barbarum isolate Lr01 chromosome 3, ASM1917538v2, whole genome shotgun sequence DNA encodes the following proteins:
- the LOC132631180 gene encoding uncharacterized protein LOC132631180 — translation MPKMAWLQTWADMHSSCVPMVVKVIKFTQFLYSLLPEYEALKSILLLAAHLKASNAVKRKNRGPTRCIKIINLQEGEKLPVELDDDDQAIGKNATQFTWFLGQTVRNRICCPLKVSGWKEIEEEKIDHMWDIILEKFNFDVSEGRKGAILGQMSDIYRGYRHKIKSRYFDSKATYQLRLRNKPKLVNADEWKYLVNLWSDADFQKKSMQNKTNRSKRSLPPYIGAKSYARLRHEMAEKKDGKTPSRVEVFMESCKRKTGKQVDAFQQDAIVISTCWLSSLSP, via the exons ATGCCAAAAATGGCATGGTTGCAGACCTGGGCTGACATGCATAGTAGTTGCGTGCCTATGGTGGTGAAAGTGATAAAGTTTACTCAATTTTTGTACTCACTCTTACCCGAATATG AGGCTCTCAAATCCATTCTTCTCTTGGCTGCGCATTTAAAAG CCTCAAACGCTGTGAAAAGAAAAAATAGAGGGCCTACCCGATGCATAAAAATAATCAACTTACAGGAGGGTGAAAAATTGCCTGTAGAACTTGATGATGATGATCAAGCTATTGGCAAGAATGCAACTCAATTTACTTGGTTTTTGGGGCAAACAGTTAGAAATCGAATTTGTTGCCCCTTAAAAGTAAGTGGTTGGAAAGAGATTGAGGAAGAAAAGATCGACCATATGTGGGACATCATCTTG gaaAAATTTAATTTCGATGTTTCTGAGGGAAGAAAAGGCGCAATTCTTGGTCAGATGAGTGACATCTACAGAGGTTATAGGCACAAGATTAAAAGCAGGTATTTCGATTCGAAGGCAACTTATCAACTTCGCTTGCGAAACAAACCTAAACTTGTTAACGCTGATGAATGGAAATATTTGGTCAACCTTTGGAGTGATGCTGACTTTCAG AAAAAAAGCATGCAAAACAAGACGAATAGATCGAAACGTTCATTGCCTCCATATATTGGAGCTAAAAGCTATGCGAGACTTAGACACGAAATG GCGGAGAAAAAAGATGGAAAAACTCCTTCTCGTGTTGAAGTTTTCATGGAATCTTGCAAGAGAAAAACAGGAAAACAAGTTGATGCTTTTCAACAAGATGCTATTGTAATTTCAACGTGTTGGCTTTCCTCTTTATCTCcttaa